The following proteins come from a genomic window of Microtus ochrogaster isolate Prairie Vole_2 chromosome 7, MicOch1.0, whole genome shotgun sequence:
- the Chrne gene encoding acetylcholine receptor subunit epsilon, translated as MTGALLGALLLLALLGRSKSKNEELSLYHHLFDKYDPGCRPVRRPEDTVTITLKVTLTNLISLNEKEETLTTNVWIGIDWQDYRLNFSKEDFAGIETLRVPSESVWLPEIVLENNIDGQFGVAYDCNVLVSEGGYVTWLPPAIYHSTCAVEVTYFPFDWQNCSLVFRSQTYNAEEVEFIFAVDDNGETIDKIEIDTEAFTENGEWAIDYCPGTIRHYKGGSAEVPGETDIIYTLIIRRKPLFYIINIIVPCVLISGLVLLAYFLPAQAGGQKCTVSINVLLAQTVFLFLIAQKIPETSLSVPLLGRYLIFVMVVATLIVMNCVIVLNVSLRTPTTHTTSPRLRQILLELLPRLLGSSPPPEAPRATSPARRASSVGILLRAEELILKKPRSELVFEGQRHRHGAWTAALCQNLGAAAPEIRCCVDAVNFVAESTRDQEANEEEVSDWVRMGKALDNVCFWAALVLFSVGSCLIFLGGYFNQVPDLPYPPCIQP; from the exons ATGACAGGGGCTCTGCTTGGTGCCCTGCTTCTCTTGGCACTCCTTG GCAGAAGCAAGAGTAAGAATGAAGAGCTCAGCCTGTATCACCATCTCTTCGACAAGTATGACCCAGGATGCCGGCCAGTTAGGAGGCCCGAAGACACTGTTACCATCACCCTCAAGGTCACCCTAACCAACCTCATCTCACTG AACGAGAAGGAGGAGACCCTGACCACCAACGTCTGGATTGGAATT GACTGGCAGGACTACAGGCTCAACTTCAGCAAGGAGGATTTTGCAGGCATAGAGACCCTGCGGGTCCCTTCGGAATCTGTGTGGCTGCCAGAGATCGTTCTGGAAAACAA CATCGATGGGCAGTTTGGAGTGGCCTATGACTGCAATGTTCTGGTCAGCGAGGGAGGCTACGTGACCTGGTTGCCCCCTGCCATCTACCACAGCACCTGCGCAGTGGAGGTCACCTACTTCCCTTTCGACTGGCAGAACTGCTCTCTGGTTTTCCG CTCCCAGACCTACAATGCTGAAGAAGTGGAGTTCATCTTTGCGGTGGATGACAACGGCGAGACCATCGACAAGATTGAAATTGACACGGAAGCTTTTACTG AGAATGGAGAATGGGCCATCGACTACTGCCCAGGCACGATCCGCCATTACAAGGGAGGCTCTGCAGAAGTCCCCGGAGAAACTGACATTATCTACACGCTCATCATCCGTCGGAAGCCGCTCTTTTACATTATTAACATCATTGTACCTTGTGTACTCATTTCCGGCTTGGTGCTGCTTGCTTACTTCCTGCCTGCGCAGG CTGGTGGCCAGAAATGCACGGTCTCAATCAACGTCCTGCTAGCCCAGACTGTCTTCTTGTTCCTAATTGCCCAGAAAATTCCAGAGACATCTCTGAGCGTGCCACTGCTGGGCAG GTATCTTATTTTCGTCATGGTGGTTGCCACGCTCATTGTTATGAATTGCGTCATCGTACTCAACGTGTCTTTGCGGACGCCGACGACTCATACCACATCCCCTCGGCTGCGCCAA ATTTTATTGGAGCTACTGCCACGCCTCCTGGGCTCAAGCCCACCCCCTGAGGCTCCCCGAGCTACCTCACCTGCCAGGCGCGCCTCCTCTGTGGGCATTCTGCTCCGAGCAGAGGAGCTCATCCTGAAAAAGCCGCGGAGTGAGCTCGTGTTTGAGGGGCAGAGGCATCGGCATGGGGCTTGGACTG CTGCGCTCTGCCAGAACCTGGGCGCTGCAGCCCCTGAAATCCGCTGTTGTGTGGATGCTGTGAACTTTGTGGCTGAGAGCACACGAGACCAGGAAGCCAACGAAGAG GAAGTGTCCGACTGGGTGCGCATGGGGAAAGCCCTCGACAACGTCTGCTTTTGGGCAGCTCTGGTGCTCTTCAGCGTCggttcctgcctcatcttccttgGGGGTTACTTCAACCAAGTTCCTGATCTCCCCTACCCACCGTGTATCCAACCCTGA
- the C7H17orf107 gene encoding uncharacterized protein C17orf107 homolog: MMSQHPTKQDKPLAVLYLTNTSARGSGGVTSLGYPSTTPVSTPLPHPPSVAAMKGTPSNLDTLLWVYHFHSSTEVALQPPLLSSLELAVAAAHEYLVQRFRELKSQEPLESNKPPAQKATLGLVLREAATSIMSFGATLLEISVLWLQQEVLDSSDGCLSAAPNTGDPGRALARVALAAGQGIRQAGAAAGASVRYLIQGAWLCLCGRGLHGSTSSLQQTLRQLGLGVPGDPRFPGDPKVASNSSEENGGPDNPSLSQPHPVSK; this comes from the exons ATGATGTCACAGCATCCCACAAAACAGGACAAGCCGCTAGCTGTCCTCTACCTCACAAACACCTCCGCGCGCGGGAGTGGTGGAGTTACTTCCCTTGGCTACCCCTCCACAACACCAGTATCCACCCCCCTCCCGCATCCACCATCTGTTGCGGCCATGAAGGGGACTCCCAGCAACTTGGACACCCTCCTGTGGGTCTACCACTTCCACAGCTCCACCGAG GTGGCCCTACAGCCTCCGCTTCTGTcttccctggaacttgctgtggcCGCAGCTCACGAATATCTGGTCCAAAGGTTCAGAGAACTTAAGTCCCAGGAGCCCCTGGAATCCAATAAGCCGCCTGCCCAGAAGGCCACCTTGGGGCTGGTGCTAAGAGAAGCTGCAACCAGCATCATGAGCTTCGGAGCCACCTTGTTAGAG ATCTCAGTCCTGTGGCTACAGCAGGAAGTGCTGGACAGCAGCGACGGCTGCCTGAGCGCAGCCCCGAACACTGGGGATCCGGGTAGGGCACTGgcccgtgtagccctggctgcagGGCAGGGGATTCGGcaagctggagcagcagctggcgCAAGTGTCCGGTACCTGATCCAGGGGGCGTGGCTGTGCCTGTGCGGACGCGGTTTGCACGGGTCCACCTCATCCCTGCAACAAACCCTACGCCAGCTGGGTCTTGGGGTCCCCGGGGATCCG AGATTCCCGGGAGACCCCAAGGTGGCATCCAACAGCAGTGAGGAGAACGGGGGACCAGATAATCCATCACTGTCCCAGCCCCACCCTGTGtccaaataa